The proteins below come from a single Prolixibacter sp. NT017 genomic window:
- a CDS encoding chloride channel protein, with product MKRLADIPVSIREWRLKHLNEQQLTILLSLTVGLLSGLAAILLKNAIHLANHYLTNDFSSYGQSYQYLAYPFIGILFTMLFVKYVVKDDIGHGVSKILFAISNKKSIIRVHNTFTSMIASIITIGFGGSVGAEAPVVLTGSSIGSNIARMFRLNYRMMTLMVGCGAAGAIAGIFKAPLAGLLFAIEVLMLDLTMSSLIPLLISAVTSATLTFFFMGQGYHFTFKLVESFDIANVPWYILLGVFTGFISLLFTRGTMFIEGKFHKIQNPLMKVLIGGGILGILVFLFPSLWGEGYFSIDAILNEHSAELLKNSIFVGLQNDHVLFLVIIAVILVMKVVASAATTGAGGIGGIFAPTLFMGGMAGFLLAQLLLFGNISVPARNFALVGMAGAMAGVMHAPMTAIFLIAEITGGFSLFVPLMITSAVSYLTIMPFEQHSIYHIRLAQRGELITHDKDKAILTLLKLRNVIETDLQTVSVDANLGELVKVISKSNRNIFPVVDKNNRFEGIVLLDDIREIMFNNEMYDKTFVTDVMTTPPATVSKDEKMESVMKKFHETGAWNLPVLEDGKYVGFISKATIFNAYRNVLVHFSE from the coding sequence ATGAAAAGATTAGCTGATATACCGGTTAGTATTCGGGAATGGCGGCTAAAACACTTAAACGAGCAACAATTAACCATTCTGCTTAGTCTGACCGTTGGTTTATTGAGCGGCCTGGCAGCCATTCTTTTAAAAAATGCTATTCATCTCGCCAATCATTATTTGACGAACGATTTTTCTTCTTACGGACAGAGTTACCAATATCTGGCCTATCCGTTTATTGGTATCCTGTTTACCATGCTGTTTGTAAAATACGTGGTGAAGGATGATATCGGGCATGGTGTATCCAAGATTCTGTTTGCTATCTCCAACAAAAAAAGCATTATCCGGGTCCATAACACGTTCACGTCGATGATCGCCAGTATTATCACGATTGGCTTTGGGGGTTCGGTGGGAGCTGAGGCGCCGGTTGTCCTGACCGGTTCTTCCATCGGTTCGAACATCGCCAGGATGTTCCGTCTCAACTACCGGATGATGACGTTGATGGTTGGTTGTGGAGCTGCCGGTGCTATTGCCGGGATTTTCAAGGCGCCGCTGGCCGGCTTGCTATTCGCTATCGAAGTGCTGATGCTCGACCTGACAATGTCGTCATTGATTCCGTTATTGATATCAGCCGTTACTTCAGCAACCCTGACTTTTTTCTTCATGGGCCAGGGATATCACTTCACCTTTAAGCTGGTCGAATCATTCGACATTGCAAACGTACCGTGGTATATTTTGCTGGGCGTTTTTACCGGTTTCATTTCGTTGCTCTTTACCCGGGGAACGATGTTTATCGAGGGGAAATTCCACAAGATTCAAAATCCGCTGATGAAAGTGTTGATTGGCGGCGGTATCCTGGGAATTCTGGTTTTCCTGTTTCCTTCCCTTTGGGGGGAAGGTTATTTTTCCATCGATGCCATTCTGAATGAGCATAGTGCTGAGCTTCTGAAAAACTCCATTTTTGTTGGATTGCAGAATGATCACGTTTTATTTCTGGTGATCATTGCTGTGATATTGGTGATGAAAGTCGTTGCTTCGGCTGCTACAACAGGAGCCGGCGGAATTGGCGGAATTTTCGCACCGACGTTGTTTATGGGAGGAATGGCTGGTTTTCTGTTGGCGCAGTTGTTACTCTTCGGAAATATCTCAGTTCCGGCGCGTAATTTTGCGTTGGTTGGTATGGCCGGTGCCATGGCGGGAGTCATGCACGCTCCAATGACGGCTATTTTTCTTATTGCTGAAATTACCGGGGGCTTCAGTTTGTTCGTCCCGCTAATGATTACGAGCGCTGTCTCGTATTTGACTATTATGCCATTCGAGCAGCACTCCATTTATCATATCCGTCTGGCACAGCGAGGGGAACTGATTACACACGACAAGGACAAAGCGATTTTGACATTGCTGAAACTTCGAAACGTTATCGAAACAGATTTGCAAACCGTATCGGTAGATGCCAACTTAGGTGAGCTGGTGAAGGTCATTTCCAAATCGAATCGTAATATTTTCCCGGTAGTAGATAAAAATAACCGGTTCGAAGGTATTGTCCTGCTGGATGACATACGGGAGATCATGTTCAATAACGAAATGTATGATAAGACATTTGTGACGGATGTGATGACGACACCACCGGCAACCGTTTCGAAAGATGAGAAGATGGAAAGCGTAATGAAAAAGTTCCATGAAACAGGTGCATGGAACCTGCCGGTTTTGGAAGATGGAAAATACGTTGGTTTTATTTCGAAAGCGACCATTTTTAATGCGTACCGTAATGTGCTTGTTCACTTTTCGGAATAA